The following proteins are co-located in the Betta splendens chromosome 9, fBetSpl5.4, whole genome shotgun sequence genome:
- the git2a gene encoding ARF GTPase-activating protein GIT2a isoform X3: protein MSKRVRNAEVCADCSVPEPRWASVNRGVLICDECCSVHRSLGRHSSQVRHLTHTPWPPTQLQMVQTLYSNGANSIWEHSLLDPASVMSGKRKANPQDKLHPNKSEFIRAKYQMLAFVHRMPCREDDSMTAKDLSKQLHSSVRTGNLETCLRLLTLGAQANFFHPEKGNTPLHVAAKAGQVSQAELLTVYGADPGAPDSNGKTPIDYAREAGHHDLADRLVEIQYELTDRLAFYLCGRKPDHKNGQHFIVPQMADSSTDLSELAKAAKKKLQSLSNHLFEELAMDVYDEVDRRETDAVWLATQNHSTLVTETTVVPFLPVNPEYSSTRNQGRQKLARFNAHEFATLVIDILSDAKRRQRGNSVTSPKDNVELILKSVAVRHCSDSQDNDQPDYDSVASDEDTDQELPSSKGDRTKSLDSDLSDGPITVQEYMEVKNALSASEAKIQQLMKANNSLSDELRLMQKKLHSLQSENTSLRRQVSTNIYQIPSGSDYPDPSSPSALKRRQSARASRPMSMYETGSGLKPYLSKGDSPYPEEGIPTLQPFPPHTERGTFVTTSSSLPSFPSTLSWSKDESTQKASKLEKQSSMPESDYDNTFNESEMDDSGLCRRVRLRSSGWLGEGSSIPELDDLEVEPDPTLPSTEDVIRKTEQITKNIQDLLRAAQENKHDSFIPCSERIHVAVTEMAALFPKKPRSETVRGSLRLLTSSAYRLQSECRKAVPSEGCPGPDMQLVTQQVIQCAYDIAKAAKQLVTITTKENTN, encoded by the exons ATGTCTAAACGCGTGCGAAACGCCGAGGTCTGCGCCGACTGCAGCGTCCCAG AACCTCGCTGGGCCTCGGTGAATAGGGGTGTGTTGATTTGCGACGAGTGCTGTAGTGTTCATCGAAGTCTGGGAAGACACAGCTCTCAAGTGCGCCACCTGACCCATACACCATGGCCCCCTACTCAGCTTCAG ATGGTTCAGACATTATACAGCAATGGCGCAAATTCTATATGGGAGCACTCCCTCCTGGACCCTGCATCTGTGATGAGCGGCAAACGCAAGGCCAATCCTCAGGACAAACTGCA CCCAAATAAATCGGAGTTTATAAGAGCCAAGTATCAAATGTTGGCATTTGTCCATCGAATGCCTTGTCGAGAGGATGACAGTATGACAGCCAAGGATTTAAGCaag caacTTCACTCAAGTGTTCGCACTGGGAACCTTGAGACCTGTCTGAGGTTGCTAACTCTGGGAGCACAAGCAAATTTTTTTCATCCA GAGAAGGGAAACACTCCCTTACATGTAGCTGCAAAGGCAGGACAAGTATCTCAGGCTGAACTATTAACTGTTTATGGGGCCGATCCCGGAGCCCCTGACAGCAATGGCAAAACTCCCATTGACTATGCAAG GGAAGCCGGTCATCACGACCTGGCAGACAGATTAGTGGAGATTCAGTATGAACTAACTGATCGACTGGCTTTTTACCTGTGTGGGAGAAAACCAG atcataagaatgGCCAGCACTTTATTGTTCCACAAATGGCTGACAG CAGTACAGATTTATCAGAACTAGCCAAAGCAGCAAAGAAGAAACTGCAGTCT CTCAGTAACCACCTTTTTGAGGAACTGGCCATGGATGTGTATGATGAGGTGGACAGACGGGAGACTGACGCTG TGTGGTTGGCGACTCAGAACCACAGCACCCTGGTGACAGAGACAACCGTGGTGCCTTTCCTTCCTGTGAATCCAGAATATTCATCAACACGAAACCAG gGACGGCAGAAACTTGCACGATTCAATGCACACGAATTTGCAACTCTTGTGATCGACATATTAAGTGATGCTAAACGCAGACAGCGAGGGAATTCAGTTACCAGTCCCAAAG ACAATGTGGAACTTATTTTGAAGAGTGTGGCTGTCAGACATTGTAGTGACAGCCAGGACAATGACCAGCCTGACTATGACAGTGTAGCATCCGATGAGGATACAGACCAAGAGCTTCCCTCCAGCAAAGGAGACAGGACCAAG AGTCTGGACTCTGACCTCTCAGATGGCCCTATTACTGTGCAAGAATACATGGAGGTGAAAAACGCACTCTCTGCCTCTGAAGCCAAGATCCAGCAGCTCATGAAAGCCAACAACAGCCTGAGTGATGAGCTGCGGCTGATGCAGAAAAAG ctgcactctctgcaaAGCGAGAACACCTCTCTCAGGCGGCAGGTCTCAACCAATATCTATCAGATCCCCAGCGGTTCAGACTATCCCGACCCCTCCAGCCCCTCGGCTCTGAAACGCCGGCAGTCTGCACGGGCCAGTCGGCCCATGTCTATGTATGAGACCGGCTCGGGCCTGAAGCCCTATCTCTCTAAAGGAGACAGTCCTTACCCAGAGGAAGGTATCCCTACCCTGCAACCCTTCCCACCTCAT ACGGAAAGGGGCACTTTTGTGACCACCTCTTCATCCCTCCCCTCATTTCCATCCACCCTGTCTTGGTCGAAGGATGAAAGTACTCAGAAG GCTTCGAAGTTGGAGAAGCAGAGCAGCATGCCGGAAAGCGACTACGACAACACGTTCAATGAATCCGAGATGGATGATTCAGG GTTGTGCAGAAGGGTGAGGCTGAGGAGCAGTGGCTGGCTGGGGGAGGGCAGCTCCATCCCTGAGTTAGATGATCTGGAGGTAGAGCCCGACCCGACACTTCCCAGCACAGAGGACGTCATCCGCAAGACCGAGCAGATCACCAAGAACATCCAAGATCTGCTGCGAGCTGCTCAGGAGAACAAACACGACAG TTTCATACCCTGCTCAGAAAGAATACATGTGGCTGTAACCGAAATGGCTGCTCTGTTTCCCAAG AAGCCACGCTCAGAAACTGTGAGAGGCTCTCTGCGCTTACTGACCTCCAGTGCGTACAGGCTTCAGAGCGAGTGCAGGAAGGCGGTGCCCTCAGAAGGCTGCCCGGGACCGGACATGCAGCTGGTCACTCAGCAGGTCATCCAATGTGCTTATGACATTGCCAAAGCCGCCAAGCAGCTCGTCACCATCACCACAAAGGAGAATACCAACTAA
- the git2a gene encoding ARF GTPase-activating protein GIT2a isoform X1 encodes MSKRVRNAEVCADCSVPEPRWASVNRGVLICDECCSVHRSLGRHSSQVRHLTHTPWPPTQLQMVQTLYSNGANSIWEHSLLDPASVMSGKRKANPQDKLHPNKSEFIRAKYQMLAFVHRMPCREDDSMTAKDLSKQLHSSVRTGNLETCLRLLTLGAQANFFHPEKGNTPLHVAAKAGQVSQAELLTVYGADPGAPDSNGKTPIDYAREAGHHDLADRLVEIQYELTDRLAFYLCGRKPDHKNGQHFIVPQMADSSTDLSELAKAAKKKLQSLSNHLFEELAMDVYDEVDRRETDAVWLATQNHSTLVTETTVVPFLPVNPEYSSTRNQGRQKLARFNAHEFATLVIDILSDAKRRQRGNSVTSPKDNVELILKSVAVRHCSDSQDNDQPDYDSVASDEDTDQELPSSKGDRTKQSLDSDLSDGPITVQEYMEVKNALSASEAKIQQLMKANNSLSDELRLMQKKLHSLQSENTSLRRQVSTNIYQIPSGSDYPDPSSPSALKRRQSARASRPMSMYETGSGLKPYLSKGDSPYPEEGIPTLQPFPPHTERGTFVTTSSSLPSFPSTLSWSKDESTQKASKLEKQSSMPESDYDNTFNESEMDDSGLCRRVRLRSSGWLGEGSSIPELDDLEVEPDPTLPSTEDVIRKTEQITKNIQDLLRAAQENKHDSFIPCSERIHVAVTEMAALFPKKPRSETVRGSLRLLTSSAYRLQSECRKAVPSEGCPGPDMQLVTQQVIQCAYDIAKAAKQLVTITTKENTN; translated from the exons ATGTCTAAACGCGTGCGAAACGCCGAGGTCTGCGCCGACTGCAGCGTCCCAG AACCTCGCTGGGCCTCGGTGAATAGGGGTGTGTTGATTTGCGACGAGTGCTGTAGTGTTCATCGAAGTCTGGGAAGACACAGCTCTCAAGTGCGCCACCTGACCCATACACCATGGCCCCCTACTCAGCTTCAG ATGGTTCAGACATTATACAGCAATGGCGCAAATTCTATATGGGAGCACTCCCTCCTGGACCCTGCATCTGTGATGAGCGGCAAACGCAAGGCCAATCCTCAGGACAAACTGCA CCCAAATAAATCGGAGTTTATAAGAGCCAAGTATCAAATGTTGGCATTTGTCCATCGAATGCCTTGTCGAGAGGATGACAGTATGACAGCCAAGGATTTAAGCaag caacTTCACTCAAGTGTTCGCACTGGGAACCTTGAGACCTGTCTGAGGTTGCTAACTCTGGGAGCACAAGCAAATTTTTTTCATCCA GAGAAGGGAAACACTCCCTTACATGTAGCTGCAAAGGCAGGACAAGTATCTCAGGCTGAACTATTAACTGTTTATGGGGCCGATCCCGGAGCCCCTGACAGCAATGGCAAAACTCCCATTGACTATGCAAG GGAAGCCGGTCATCACGACCTGGCAGACAGATTAGTGGAGATTCAGTATGAACTAACTGATCGACTGGCTTTTTACCTGTGTGGGAGAAAACCAG atcataagaatgGCCAGCACTTTATTGTTCCACAAATGGCTGACAG CAGTACAGATTTATCAGAACTAGCCAAAGCAGCAAAGAAGAAACTGCAGTCT CTCAGTAACCACCTTTTTGAGGAACTGGCCATGGATGTGTATGATGAGGTGGACAGACGGGAGACTGACGCTG TGTGGTTGGCGACTCAGAACCACAGCACCCTGGTGACAGAGACAACCGTGGTGCCTTTCCTTCCTGTGAATCCAGAATATTCATCAACACGAAACCAG gGACGGCAGAAACTTGCACGATTCAATGCACACGAATTTGCAACTCTTGTGATCGACATATTAAGTGATGCTAAACGCAGACAGCGAGGGAATTCAGTTACCAGTCCCAAAG ACAATGTGGAACTTATTTTGAAGAGTGTGGCTGTCAGACATTGTAGTGACAGCCAGGACAATGACCAGCCTGACTATGACAGTGTAGCATCCGATGAGGATACAGACCAAGAGCTTCCCTCCAGCAAAGGAGACAGGACCAAG CAGAGTCTGGACTCTGACCTCTCAGATGGCCCTATTACTGTGCAAGAATACATGGAGGTGAAAAACGCACTCTCTGCCTCTGAAGCCAAGATCCAGCAGCTCATGAAAGCCAACAACAGCCTGAGTGATGAGCTGCGGCTGATGCAGAAAAAG ctgcactctctgcaaAGCGAGAACACCTCTCTCAGGCGGCAGGTCTCAACCAATATCTATCAGATCCCCAGCGGTTCAGACTATCCCGACCCCTCCAGCCCCTCGGCTCTGAAACGCCGGCAGTCTGCACGGGCCAGTCGGCCCATGTCTATGTATGAGACCGGCTCGGGCCTGAAGCCCTATCTCTCTAAAGGAGACAGTCCTTACCCAGAGGAAGGTATCCCTACCCTGCAACCCTTCCCACCTCAT ACGGAAAGGGGCACTTTTGTGACCACCTCTTCATCCCTCCCCTCATTTCCATCCACCCTGTCTTGGTCGAAGGATGAAAGTACTCAGAAG GCTTCGAAGTTGGAGAAGCAGAGCAGCATGCCGGAAAGCGACTACGACAACACGTTCAATGAATCCGAGATGGATGATTCAGG GTTGTGCAGAAGGGTGAGGCTGAGGAGCAGTGGCTGGCTGGGGGAGGGCAGCTCCATCCCTGAGTTAGATGATCTGGAGGTAGAGCCCGACCCGACACTTCCCAGCACAGAGGACGTCATCCGCAAGACCGAGCAGATCACCAAGAACATCCAAGATCTGCTGCGAGCTGCTCAGGAGAACAAACACGACAG TTTCATACCCTGCTCAGAAAGAATACATGTGGCTGTAACCGAAATGGCTGCTCTGTTTCCCAAG AAGCCACGCTCAGAAACTGTGAGAGGCTCTCTGCGCTTACTGACCTCCAGTGCGTACAGGCTTCAGAGCGAGTGCAGGAAGGCGGTGCCCTCAGAAGGCTGCCCGGGACCGGACATGCAGCTGGTCACTCAGCAGGTCATCCAATGTGCTTATGACATTGCCAAAGCCGCCAAGCAGCTCGTCACCATCACCACAAAGGAGAATACCAACTAA
- the git2a gene encoding ARF GTPase-activating protein GIT2a isoform X2 — MSKRVRNAEVCADCSVPEPRWASVNRGVLICDECCSVHRSLGRHSSQVRHLTHTPWPPTQLQMVQTLYSNGANSIWEHSLLDPASVMSGKRKANPQDKLHPNKSEFIRAKYQMLAFVHRMPCREDDSMTAKDLSKQLHSSVRTGNLETCLRLLTLGAQANFFHPEKGNTPLHVAAKAGQVSQAELLTVYGADPGAPDSNGKTPIDYAREAGHHDLADRLVEIQYELTDRLAFYLCGRKPDHKNGQHFIVPQMADSSTDLSELAKAAKKKLQSLSNHLFEELAMDVYDEVDRRETDAVWLATQNHSTLVTETTVVPFLPVNPEYSSTRNQGRQKLARFNAHEFATLVIDILSDAKRRQRGNSVTSPKDNVELILKSVAVRHCSDSQDNDQPDYDSVASDEDTDQELPSSKGDRTKQSLDSDLSDGPITVQEYMEVKNALSASEAKIQQLMKANNSLSDELRLMQKKLHSLQSENTSLRRQVSTNIYQIPSGSDYPDPSSPSALKRRQSARASRPMSMYETGSGLKPYLSKGDSPYPEEGIPTLQPFPPHTERGTFVTTSSSLPSFPSTLSWSKDESTQKASKLEKQSSMPESDYDNTFNESEMDDSGLCRRVRLRSSGWLGEGSSIPELDDLEVEPDPTLPSTEDVIRKTEQITKNIQDLLRAAQENKHDRPCEREGVRRLRHSLGCFSTLVPWAEKASTPIQPLSLRSPDPSSWYSGFCPCLPGTVLFSSPSVSASLFSIRLHLLTICLYCSDVLLNVCTC, encoded by the exons ATGTCTAAACGCGTGCGAAACGCCGAGGTCTGCGCCGACTGCAGCGTCCCAG AACCTCGCTGGGCCTCGGTGAATAGGGGTGTGTTGATTTGCGACGAGTGCTGTAGTGTTCATCGAAGTCTGGGAAGACACAGCTCTCAAGTGCGCCACCTGACCCATACACCATGGCCCCCTACTCAGCTTCAG ATGGTTCAGACATTATACAGCAATGGCGCAAATTCTATATGGGAGCACTCCCTCCTGGACCCTGCATCTGTGATGAGCGGCAAACGCAAGGCCAATCCTCAGGACAAACTGCA CCCAAATAAATCGGAGTTTATAAGAGCCAAGTATCAAATGTTGGCATTTGTCCATCGAATGCCTTGTCGAGAGGATGACAGTATGACAGCCAAGGATTTAAGCaag caacTTCACTCAAGTGTTCGCACTGGGAACCTTGAGACCTGTCTGAGGTTGCTAACTCTGGGAGCACAAGCAAATTTTTTTCATCCA GAGAAGGGAAACACTCCCTTACATGTAGCTGCAAAGGCAGGACAAGTATCTCAGGCTGAACTATTAACTGTTTATGGGGCCGATCCCGGAGCCCCTGACAGCAATGGCAAAACTCCCATTGACTATGCAAG GGAAGCCGGTCATCACGACCTGGCAGACAGATTAGTGGAGATTCAGTATGAACTAACTGATCGACTGGCTTTTTACCTGTGTGGGAGAAAACCAG atcataagaatgGCCAGCACTTTATTGTTCCACAAATGGCTGACAG CAGTACAGATTTATCAGAACTAGCCAAAGCAGCAAAGAAGAAACTGCAGTCT CTCAGTAACCACCTTTTTGAGGAACTGGCCATGGATGTGTATGATGAGGTGGACAGACGGGAGACTGACGCTG TGTGGTTGGCGACTCAGAACCACAGCACCCTGGTGACAGAGACAACCGTGGTGCCTTTCCTTCCTGTGAATCCAGAATATTCATCAACACGAAACCAG gGACGGCAGAAACTTGCACGATTCAATGCACACGAATTTGCAACTCTTGTGATCGACATATTAAGTGATGCTAAACGCAGACAGCGAGGGAATTCAGTTACCAGTCCCAAAG ACAATGTGGAACTTATTTTGAAGAGTGTGGCTGTCAGACATTGTAGTGACAGCCAGGACAATGACCAGCCTGACTATGACAGTGTAGCATCCGATGAGGATACAGACCAAGAGCTTCCCTCCAGCAAAGGAGACAGGACCAAG CAGAGTCTGGACTCTGACCTCTCAGATGGCCCTATTACTGTGCAAGAATACATGGAGGTGAAAAACGCACTCTCTGCCTCTGAAGCCAAGATCCAGCAGCTCATGAAAGCCAACAACAGCCTGAGTGATGAGCTGCGGCTGATGCAGAAAAAG ctgcactctctgcaaAGCGAGAACACCTCTCTCAGGCGGCAGGTCTCAACCAATATCTATCAGATCCCCAGCGGTTCAGACTATCCCGACCCCTCCAGCCCCTCGGCTCTGAAACGCCGGCAGTCTGCACGGGCCAGTCGGCCCATGTCTATGTATGAGACCGGCTCGGGCCTGAAGCCCTATCTCTCTAAAGGAGACAGTCCTTACCCAGAGGAAGGTATCCCTACCCTGCAACCCTTCCCACCTCAT ACGGAAAGGGGCACTTTTGTGACCACCTCTTCATCCCTCCCCTCATTTCCATCCACCCTGTCTTGGTCGAAGGATGAAAGTACTCAGAAG GCTTCGAAGTTGGAGAAGCAGAGCAGCATGCCGGAAAGCGACTACGACAACACGTTCAATGAATCCGAGATGGATGATTCAGG GTTGTGCAGAAGGGTGAGGCTGAGGAGCAGTGGCTGGCTGGGGGAGGGCAGCTCCATCCCTGAGTTAGATGATCTGGAGGTAGAGCCCGACCCGACACTTCCCAGCACAGAGGACGTCATCCGCAAGACCGAGCAGATCACCAAGAACATCCAAGATCTGCTGCGAGCTGCTCAGGAGAACAAACACGACAG ACCATGCGAGCGTGAAGGCGTGCGTCGGCTCAGGCACAGTCTGGGATGTTTCAGTACTCTGGTGCCCTGGGCTGAGAAGGCCTCCACTCCCATTCAGCCGCTCAGCCTCCGGTCCCCCGATCCCTCCTCCTGGTACTCTGGCTTCTGTCCCTGCCTCCCAGGCACAGTTTTATTTTCCTCTCCCTCAGTTTCTGCCTCGCTCTTTTCCATTCGTCTCCACCTCTTAACAATCTGTCTCTATTGCTCTGATGTGCTACTAAATGTTTGTACGTGTTGA